TTATGTCAAAATGGTGTATTTTAGTACAACATACTTTTTCTCTGGGCAGAAGACAGACTTTTGAACTACGTAAGTCACTGCTTAAGAAGAAACAAGTATAAATGATCATAATCCAGAATATGCACAGAATACAACTGAAATAGCAAGGGGAAACAGTTTAGAGTACAATTAGGAATAAAATGCTGTATAAATAAGATTGAGGTTTGGAaacaggttgtgtgtgtgtgttttcatgggTGTTCTTATCCCAGTTCTTAAACCCGTACTTCTTGAATACCATCCTTCAGCATTTTGCTTAGGCATGCATCCAGACACAAGCCTACCTGGCAAGAATTGTCCTAATTTATCAGACGGATAAAATAAGCAGAGGTACTTAGCATAGACAGTTTCTCAAGTCACATGGTGGGGCAGTGGTTGAGCAAGTAACATATCTTTGCAAGTTGAGGTTGCAGCTTACTGGGCATGTCAGCTCTGCTTCTAAGCCTTACCGTATCTCAGGAAAATCGTGAGACTTATTTGCAGGGGAAAATGGGACAGGAagagttagaattttttttttttttttttttgtaaagtgttAGAAAGATAAGGGatcttttgtaatattttgacTATTGACTGGAAACAGCTATACATTTTAACTGATAATTTGTAGTCCGTGATcatgttgtctttttgtttcttttcaggtGATACCCAGGCAACATGGGTGACTGGAGTGCCTTAGGCAAACTCCTTGACAAGGTTCAAGCCTACTCcactgctggagggaaggtgtgGCTGTCTGTCCTTTTCATTTTCCGAATTCTGCTACTGGGGACTGCGGTTGAGTCAGCCTGGGGTGATGAGCAGTCTGCCTTTCGTTGTAACACCCAACAGCCTGGTTGTGAAAACGTCTGTTATGACAAATCCTTCCCGATCTCTCACGTACGCTTCTGGGTCCTACAGATCATATTTGTGTCTGTTCCCACACTCTTGTACCTGGCTCACGTGTTCTACGTGATGCGTAAGGAAGAGAAACTGAACAAGAAAGAGGAGGAACTCAAAGTTGCCCAGACGGATGGTGTCAATGTGGAGATGCACTTGAAGCAGATTGAAATAAAGAAGTTCAAGTATGGTATTGAAGAGCACGGCAAGGTGAAAATGCGAGGGGGCCTGCTGCGAACCTACATCATCAGTATCCTCTTCAAGTCTGTCTTCGAGGTGGCCTTCTTGCTGATCCAGTGGTACATCTATGGATTCAGCCTGAGTGCCGTTTACACTTGCAAAAGAGATCCCTGCCCTCATCAGGTAGACTGCTTCCTCTCTCGCCCCACAGAGAAAACCATCTTCATCATCTTCATGCTGGTAGTGTCTTTGGTGTCTCTTGCCTTGAACATCATCGAGCTCTTCTATGTCTTCTTCAAGGGTGTTAAGGATCGTGTGAAGGGGAAGAGCGATCCTTACCATGCTACCACTGGCCCACTGAGCCCCTCCAAAGACTGTGGCTCTCCGAAATACGCATATTTCAATGGCTGCTCCTCACCCACGGCTCCCCTCTCACCCATGTCTCCTCCTGGGTACAAGCTGGTTACTGGAGACAGAAACAATTCTTCCTGCCGCAATTACAACAAACAAGCAAGTGAGCAGAACTGGGCTAATTACAGTGCAGAACAAAATCGAATGGGGCAGGCGGGAAGCACCATCTCCAACTCCCATGCACAGCCTTTTGATTTCACTGATGACAACCAGAATTCTAAAAAACTAGCTCCTGGTCATGAACTGCAGCCACTAGCCATTGTGGACCAGCGGCCTTCCAGCAGAGCCAGCAGCCGTGCCAGCAGCCGACCTCGGCCTGATGACCTGGAGATCTAGAGCCAGGCTTGAGAGCATTGAAATTCCGCTCAgttgtggagaaaagaaaaggtgctgTAGAAAGTGCACCTTAGGTGTTCATTTTGTCCCAGTGGAGGTGGTACTCAACAGCCTTTATCATGAGGCTTAGAAAACACAAAGACATTAGAATACCTGGGTTCATTGGGGGTGTTTGGGATaggtgggtggagagggaggggaTAAGGGAGGTACAAGTTGGTATTTAATGTAGTTGATTGAAAGAACTTAAGTTCTAAATATAAATTGCATTAGGTGATACATAGCTAAGGGCTTTTTCTCccatacacccccccccccgaataGTTCTGTGTATGTGAAAGAGTGGGTGATATTTTTGGttaaatactttttgtttttgttttaccatgAAACTGAAATAACTttggccaggaaaaaaaatacttcttggacatcttgtttcattttaccaAGAAAAAGTTGGAAGATTGTCCTTAATATCCCTGCTAAAACATTCCATTGTTAAAATTTGCACTTTGAAGGTAAGCATTTTAGGCCTGACCCTCCAGGTGTCCGTGGACTTGTCATACTATTTTCTAGTCTTGGTATCAGTTAAAGGTTCAGACAAGGCCCACAGAAGAAGATTTTCCATGCATTTTCAAATCTCAGCCAGTCATatgtacattattattattttattcttttacatctACTTGCATCCTGTTAATGCCATCACTTTTTCATCATTCCTCAACTACTGTTCACATTCATTAATGgtttctataaacatttttaaaacagttgggatatcacttaacattttttgaaTTAGAGTCAGGGAAGCAAGCCATGCTCAATATTTAATAATCacttgtatgtgtatgtatgtggaaGAGTGTGTTTTATTTGTCATGTATTGGTACAAGCAGAGCAGTATAAACTCAACAAACACAGATTTGAAAATAATGCACACACAGTGTTCAAATTCGAGCCTTTCTCATGGATTTTTGTGGTGTGGGCCAATATGGTGTTTACATTATATAATTCCTGCTGTGCGAGTAAAGcatacttcttttttcccctaagtgtTTTTTCCCCTATGAATCCTATTGTGGATACTGGTTTTGTTaattatgatttttcctttttttcctcttttttagaaTATAGCAGTAATGCTATTGCTGAAATGGatgattttcttctgaaatgtaaTCATGGATGCTTGAATGATAGAATTTTAGTACTGTAAAGAGGCTTTAGTAATTAATGTGAGACACTTAGAAGAAATGCTTAGAGTGGGCTTTTAAGTGTGCCTAAATGAATTCTGCAGTAACTGGTATTCTTGGTTTTGTCCTACTTAATACACTTTAAGAACTTGTATTCTGTTATGAGTTAGACAGTCTTTTGGAGTGACCAGCAACTTTGATGTTTgcactaagattttatttgg
The sequence above is drawn from the Mustela nigripes isolate SB6536 chromosome 5, MUSNIG.SB6536, whole genome shotgun sequence genome and encodes:
- the GJA1 gene encoding gap junction alpha-1 protein, translating into MGDWSALGKLLDKVQAYSTAGGKVWLSVLFIFRILLLGTAVESAWGDEQSAFRCNTQQPGCENVCYDKSFPISHVRFWVLQIIFVSVPTLLYLAHVFYVMRKEEKLNKKEEELKVAQTDGVNVEMHLKQIEIKKFKYGIEEHGKVKMRGGLLRTYIISILFKSVFEVAFLLIQWYIYGFSLSAVYTCKRDPCPHQVDCFLSRPTEKTIFIIFMLVVSLVSLALNIIELFYVFFKGVKDRVKGKSDPYHATTGPLSPSKDCGSPKYAYFNGCSSPTAPLSPMSPPGYKLVTGDRNNSSCRNYNKQASEQNWANYSAEQNRMGQAGSTISNSHAQPFDFTDDNQNSKKLAPGHELQPLAIVDQRPSSRASSRASSRPRPDDLEI